From the Halalkalicoccus sp. CGA53 genome, one window contains:
- a CDS encoding universal stress protein, which translates to MIVVAADRSDHAGEVVEEAAALGEMAGESLHVVHVLTRGEFLDIQRASTEDTGKPVEIDRVRALAKEQAQRAIDGAGVENAEPVGLMGEPGEAVAEYAEEHDARYVVAGYRRRSPAGKVVFGSVAQKILRESARPVLMIGGR; encoded by the coding sequence ATGATCGTCGTCGCCGCGGACCGATCGGACCACGCCGGGGAGGTCGTCGAGGAGGCAGCCGCTCTGGGCGAGATGGCGGGCGAGTCGCTCCACGTCGTCCACGTCCTGACGAGAGGGGAGTTCCTCGACATCCAGCGGGCGAGCACAGAGGACACGGGAAAGCCGGTCGAGATCGATCGAGTGCGCGCGCTCGCGAAGGAGCAGGCACAGCGGGCGATCGACGGGGCAGGTGTAGAGAACGCGGAGCCGGTCGGACTGATGGGCGAGCCGGGCGAGGCGGTCGCGGAGTACGCCGAGGAACACGACGCCCGGTACGTCGTCGCCGGCTACCGCCGGCGCTCGCCCGCCGGGAAGGTCGTGTTCGGGAGCGTCGCCCAGAAGATCCTCAGGGAGAGCGCTCGGCCGGTGTTGATGATCGGCGGGCGCTAG
- the rocF gene encoding arginase, protein MSRDVKLIGAPTDYGANRRGVDMGPSAIRYAGLADAVAAAGRDCLDGGDLFVPRAEERDPDADAPEVGEAKFVREVADVSDRLADEVADAHDAGQVPIVLGGDHSVAIGTLRGSARDADIGAIWFDAHGDFNTPETSPSGNLHGMPLAAALGVGSFSDLEWASSPRLREENVVLVGIRDLDDTEREAIRESEATVLTMSDIDQRGISAVTEEALSIATDGVSEVHVSLDLDWLDPKEAPGVGTPVRGGVTYREAHTALETVAEELGDGLRSIELVEVNPVLDRSNETARLATELAASALGKRIF, encoded by the coding sequence ATGAGCCGCGACGTGAAACTCATCGGCGCGCCGACCGACTACGGCGCGAACAGACGAGGGGTGGACATGGGGCCGTCCGCGATCCGGTACGCGGGGCTGGCCGACGCCGTCGCCGCCGCCGGTCGCGACTGTCTCGACGGGGGGGATCTCTTCGTCCCGCGCGCCGAGGAGCGCGATCCGGACGCGGACGCACCCGAGGTCGGCGAGGCGAAGTTCGTCCGCGAGGTGGCCGACGTCTCCGACCGCCTCGCAGACGAGGTCGCCGACGCACACGACGCGGGTCAGGTCCCGATCGTCCTCGGGGGAGACCACTCCGTCGCGATCGGTACCCTCAGAGGGAGCGCCCGCGACGCCGACATCGGGGCGATCTGGTTCGACGCACACGGCGACTTCAACACGCCCGAGACCTCTCCCAGCGGGAACCTCCACGGGATGCCGCTCGCGGCGGCGCTCGGCGTCGGCTCGTTCTCCGACCTCGAGTGGGCGAGCTCCCCCCGACTCCGAGAGGAGAACGTCGTCCTCGTCGGGATCCGAGACCTCGACGACACGGAGCGAGAGGCGATCCGGGAGAGCGAGGCGACCGTGCTCACGATGTCCGATATCGACCAGCGGGGGATCTCGGCCGTGACCGAGGAGGCGCTCTCGATCGCGACCGACGGAGTGAGCGAGGTCCACGTCAGCCTCGACCTCGACTGGCTCGACCCGAAGGAGGCACCCGGCGTCGGTACGCCCGTCCGCGGCGGCGTCACGTATCGAGAGGCGCACACGGCTCTCGAGACCGTTGCGGAGGAACTCGGCGACGGGCTCCGCTCGATCGAACTCGTCGAGGTGAACCCGGTGCTCGACCGCAGCAACGAGACCGCACGCCTCGCGACCGAACTCGCCGCGAGCGCGCTCGGCAAACGGATCTTCTGA
- a CDS encoding helix-turn-helix transcriptional regulator: MDATLDDIAFLVRSKHRVRVLETLHEHSRDRRELRAATGASSPTIGRVLTDLEDRHWIEREDATYELTTLGEFVADRFAAFSEAMTVERRIREVWPWLPHGIDGFGVEMFTDVVLSRPGPGYPYEPVERLAGLLEGTTTMRGFGMAMLKSGNLESFFDRALDDLECEYVYPPAVFEGLLSWDEETVVEAATRDNYTVLLHDDLPMDDRCGICLFDDRVSLCCYDHESGALRSLVDTGSTELYRWAESQYGRYRAEARPLETAADLLSVESVP, encoded by the coding sequence ATGGACGCGACACTCGACGACATCGCGTTTCTCGTTCGCTCGAAGCATCGCGTGCGGGTGCTCGAGACGCTGCACGAGCACTCTCGGGACCGACGGGAGCTTCGTGCCGCGACCGGGGCCTCCTCGCCGACCATCGGCCGGGTCCTCACCGACCTCGAGGACCGCCACTGGATCGAACGGGAGGACGCCACCTACGAGCTGACGACCCTGGGGGAGTTCGTCGCCGATCGGTTCGCGGCGTTCTCCGAAGCGATGACGGTCGAGCGACGGATCCGCGAGGTCTGGCCCTGGCTCCCACACGGGATCGACGGCTTCGGCGTCGAGATGTTCACCGACGTGGTGCTCTCACGTCCCGGTCCCGGCTACCCCTACGAGCCCGTCGAACGCCTCGCAGGGCTGCTCGAGGGGACGACGACGATGCGCGGGTTCGGCATGGCGATGTTGAAGTCGGGGAACCTGGAGTCCTTCTTCGACCGCGCGCTCGACGACCTCGAGTGCGAGTACGTCTACCCACCCGCGGTCTTCGAGGGGCTCCTCTCGTGGGACGAAGAGACCGTCGTCGAAGCGGCGACACGAGACAACTACACCGTCTTGCTCCACGACGATCTCCCGATGGACGACCGCTGTGGGATCTGCCTCTTCGACGACAGGGTGAGCCTCTGCTGTTACGATCACGAGTCGGGGGCGTTACGGTCGCTCGTCGATACGGGGTCGACCGAACTCTACCGGTGGGCCGAGTCACAGTACGGGCGGTATCGCGCGGAAGCGAGACCCCTCGAGACGGCGGCGGACCTCCTCTCGGTCGAGTCGGTTCCCTGA
- a CDS encoding NAD(P)/FAD-dependent oxidoreductase → MSEQVVVLGAGYAGAGAIQRLEAELDDATLVWISDTDYHLVLHESHRVIRDPSVAERITIPVDRIKSPSTSFLRAEVVGIDTDDREIELASGESVDYDYVLVALGSGTAYYGIPGLEEHSLTLKNLDDALAIHDAVKAAASEASTSDPARIAIGGAGLSGIQSAGEVAEFRDKHNAPIEITLIEALPEIMPGQDPALQSAVRERLEARDVEILTDDPITEATGERIEFDEGESLGYDVFVWTGGITGRDCLEGANVEKQHNRVVTDATFQTTDERVFSIGDSAIIDLPDSENPAPPTAQAAWQAAELVGSNVARAIEGRPLKTWTYADKGTLISVGDDAVANGVVGSPIGTFGSVPAKTLKKFVAARWIADMSSWSEARKAWAYL, encoded by the coding sequence ATGAGCGAACAGGTCGTCGTCCTCGGCGCCGGATACGCCGGCGCGGGCGCGATACAGCGACTCGAAGCCGAGCTCGACGACGCCACCCTGGTCTGGATCTCCGACACCGACTACCACCTCGTCCTCCACGAGTCCCACCGGGTCATCCGCGACCCGTCGGTCGCCGAGCGGATCACCATCCCAGTCGATCGGATCAAATCCCCGAGCACCTCGTTCCTCCGGGCCGAGGTCGTCGGAATCGACACCGACGACCGGGAGATCGAACTGGCTTCGGGCGAGAGCGTCGACTACGACTACGTGCTCGTCGCCCTCGGCTCCGGGACGGCGTACTACGGCATCCCCGGCCTCGAAGAGCACTCGCTGACGCTGAAGAACCTCGACGACGCCCTCGCGATCCACGACGCGGTGAAGGCGGCCGCGAGCGAGGCGAGCACGAGCGACCCCGCGAGAATCGCCATCGGCGGCGCCGGTCTCTCGGGTATCCAGTCGGCGGGCGAGGTCGCGGAGTTCCGCGACAAACACAACGCCCCGATCGAGATCACGCTGATCGAGGCGCTGCCGGAGATCATGCCCGGTCAGGACCCGGCGCTCCAGAGTGCGGTCAGAGAGCGTCTCGAAGCGCGCGACGTCGAGATCCTCACGGACGACCCGATCACCGAGGCCACCGGAGAGAGGATCGAGTTCGACGAGGGGGAGTCCCTCGGGTACGACGTCTTCGTCTGGACGGGCGGGATAACGGGACGGGACTGTCTCGAGGGCGCGAACGTCGAGAAACAGCACAACCGCGTCGTCACCGACGCGACGTTCCAGACGACCGACGAGCGCGTGTTCTCGATCGGCGACTCGGCGATCATCGACCTGCCCGACAGCGAGAACCCCGCGCCGCCGACCGCACAGGCCGCCTGGCAGGCCGCCGAACTGGTCGGGTCGAACGTGGCCCGGGCGATCGAGGGTCGCCCGCTGAAGACGTGGACCTACGCCGACAAGGGGACGCTCATCTCGGTCGGCGACGACGCGGTCGCGAACGGCGTCGTGGGCTCTCCCATCGGAACGTTCGGTTCGGTGCCGGCGAAGACGCTCAAGAAGTTCGTCGCGGCCCGCTGGATCGCGGACATGTCCTCCTGGTCGGAGGCGCGCAAGGCCTGGGCCTACCTCTAG
- the purM gene encoding phosphoribosylformylglycinamidine cyclo-ligase, translating into MTERREDEEEGLTYADAGVDIGESEAATAALVSAVDEGSETDGEYAGLLDIGDRYLGLATDGVGTKLLVAEALSDYSTVGIDCIAMNVNDLVAAGVEPVAFVDYLAVDEPDEAVATQVGEGLAAGAESAGIALVGGETAVLPEVVTGLDLAGTAAGLAPKDALFEGRAEPGDALVGWASSGIHSNGLTLAREAATRTHAYTDPFPGSERTVGEVLLEPTRIYTDLLEPMRAHGVRGAAHVTGGGWTNLSRLGECRYVVDDPFPVHDVFGFVQEEGDVTDEEMHRTFNMGTGFVAALPEGAERLADVTDGRVIGRVNGGEGVEIRGLSL; encoded by the coding sequence ATGACCGAGCGACGCGAGGACGAAGAGGAAGGGCTCACCTACGCCGACGCCGGCGTGGACATCGGCGAGAGCGAGGCGGCGACCGCAGCGCTGGTCTCCGCCGTCGACGAGGGTTCCGAGACCGACGGGGAGTACGCCGGCCTGCTCGACATCGGCGATCGCTACCTGGGACTGGCGACCGACGGCGTGGGGACGAAACTGCTCGTCGCCGAGGCGCTGTCGGACTACTCGACGGTCGGCATCGACTGCATCGCGATGAACGTCAACGACCTCGTCGCCGCGGGGGTCGAACCCGTCGCGTTCGTCGATTATCTGGCAGTGGACGAACCCGACGAGGCGGTCGCGACACAGGTCGGCGAGGGGCTCGCCGCCGGCGCGGAGTCGGCCGGGATCGCGCTCGTCGGCGGCGAGACCGCCGTCCTCCCCGAGGTCGTCACCGGCCTCGACCTCGCTGGAACCGCCGCGGGCCTCGCCCCGAAGGACGCGCTGTTCGAGGGGCGGGCCGAACCCGGGGATGCGCTCGTCGGCTGGGCCTCCAGCGGGATCCACTCGAACGGGCTCACGCTCGCCCGCGAGGCCGCGACCCGGACCCACGCGTACACCGACCCGTTCCCGGGCTCGGAGCGAACCGTCGGCGAGGTCCTGCTGGAGCCGACGCGGATCTACACCGACCTCCTCGAGCCGATGCGCGCACACGGCGTGCGGGGTGCGGCACACGTCACCGGCGGGGGGTGGACGAACCTCTCCCGCCTCGGGGAGTGTCGGTACGTCGTGGACGATCCGTTCCCCGTCCACGACGTCTTCGGGTTCGTTCAGGAGGAGGGCGACGTCACCGACGAGGAGATGCACCGGACGTTCAACATGGGGACGGGCTTCGTCGCGGCGCTCCCCGAGGGGGCCGAGCGACTGGCGGACGTGACCGACGGGCGCGTGATCGGGCGGGTGAACGGGGGCGAGGGCGTCGAGATCCGTGGGCTCTCGCTCTAG
- a CDS encoding Rrf2 family transcriptional regulator has protein sequence MSSIELTPSQKSILTALINLHRGSEDAVKGEEIAEEVDRNPGTIRNQMQSLKALQLVEGVPGPKGGYKPTATAFEALDVDQMDEPASVPLSHNGETVEGANIEEIDLSSVHHPELCRAEIHIQGSIRGFTEGDTVTVGPTPLSKLVIEGTVDGTDDTNNILILQIDRMEAPVGESAH, from the coding sequence ATGTCATCTATCGAACTCACGCCGAGTCAGAAGAGCATCCTCACGGCGCTGATAAACCTCCACCGCGGATCGGAGGACGCCGTGAAGGGCGAGGAGATCGCGGAGGAGGTCGACAGGAACCCCGGGACGATCCGGAACCAGATGCAGAGTCTCAAGGCGCTCCAGCTGGTCGAGGGCGTCCCGGGACCGAAGGGCGGCTACAAGCCGACGGCGACCGCGTTCGAGGCGCTCGACGTCGATCAGATGGACGAGCCCGCGTCGGTGCCGCTCAGCCACAACGGCGAAACGGTCGAGGGCGCGAACATCGAGGAGATCGACCTCTCGAGCGTCCACCATCCCGAGCTCTGCCGGGCGGAGATCCACATCCAGGGTTCGATCCGCGGGTTCACCGAGGGCGACACCGTCACCGTCGGCCCGACGCCGCTGTCGAAGCTCGTGATCGAGGGGACCGTCGACGGAACCGACGACACGAACAACATCCTCATACTCCAGATCGACCGGATGGAAGCGCCGGTCGGCGAGTCCGCACACTGA
- a CDS encoding class I SAM-dependent methyltransferase: MSDRTSEPAGWQLDRSAPEAYERYLVPPIFAPWAERLLDVAEVREGDRVLDVACGTGIVARRAASRVGESGTVTGIDINEGMLAVAERAAEAQPPIEWRQGDATDFPFSDEGFTVVCCQQALQFFDDPAGALAEMRRVLETDGRAALSVWRPLEYQPGYVVLAEALGRYVGEEAEAMMRSPFPAWDGDELRRLARDVGFGEVSIAVEVGSVRYPSIEEFVRREAASSPLAEPIAAVGRGVRADLLREVKDGLDGYTDDDGVVSPMESYVLAARR; the protein is encoded by the coding sequence GTGAGTGACCGAACGAGCGAACCGGCTGGCTGGCAACTCGACCGAAGCGCCCCCGAGGCGTACGAACGGTATCTCGTGCCACCGATCTTCGCGCCGTGGGCCGAGCGACTCCTCGACGTCGCCGAGGTCCGAGAGGGCGATCGGGTCCTCGACGTCGCCTGTGGGACCGGTATCGTGGCGCGCCGTGCCGCCTCGCGGGTCGGCGAGAGTGGAACCGTCACGGGGATAGACATCAACGAGGGGATGCTCGCGGTGGCAGAGAGGGCCGCCGAGGCACAGCCTCCGATCGAGTGGCGACAGGGAGACGCGACGGACTTCCCGTTCTCCGACGAGGGGTTCACCGTCGTCTGTTGCCAACAGGCGCTCCAGTTCTTCGACGACCCCGCCGGTGCGCTCGCCGAGATGCGTCGCGTCCTCGAGACGGATGGACGGGCGGCCCTTAGCGTCTGGCGACCGCTCGAGTACCAGCCCGGGTACGTGGTGCTGGCAGAGGCCCTGGGCCGATACGTCGGGGAGGAGGCCGAAGCGATGATGCGCTCGCCGTTCCCCGCGTGGGACGGGGACGAGCTTCGTCGGCTCGCCCGTGACGTGGGCTTCGGTGAGGTCTCGATCGCCGTCGAGGTCGGCTCCGTCCGCTATCCCTCGATTGAGGAGTTCGTCCGTCGGGAGGCGGCCAGCTCGCCGCTCGCCGAGCCGATCGCTGCGGTAGGGCGCGGGGTTCGAGCGGACCTCCTTCGTGAGGTGAAAGACGGACTCGATGGCTACACCGACGACGATGGAGTCGTCTCCCCCATGGAGTCGTACGTGCTCGCCGCGCGTCGGTAG